The proteins below are encoded in one region of Paenibacillus albus:
- a CDS encoding histidine kinase N-terminal 7TM domain-containing diguanylate cyclase — MGLMTGLDISLFLFLLVTFIYVFTFNVITTQHKVYLLFHFFMMFWPIGQVGVHITDNPNLQVVYINISFVCLSMLGSGWLLFTKFLVNAAYRPSRKFLISMISPSLLMSAFIVWNPAGLFMHAVNGGYTERIYGPIFWGLAALLVTYYGISVRMLLQTYLKRKAQQEDSVSIRNALIGIVILVSMALLDLFVNVVLDPWLPVIPGLTSLGIVMSNLYFVFALQKNRTLDLVKIAHQDVVNTLSVGIIVLDEHDHIIEKNRIISPYIRTYVGEKLNMQKLLAGYSQDAAGEEAFLHAYHHQPMSRIQTEIAIEHNRQGAKFFSLHVAPTIVSGRRIGKVITFQDITELRSLILKSEEHNSSLQERNRALIYMQDELFQANRKLEQMAITDSLTGCYNRRYLMQQLEHEVMTNMRYKIPYALILFDIDFFKQVNDTYGHVVGDEVIRRTAEAVRSSLRRTDILARYGGEEFTLYMPHTTKEQAEMLAQRVREVVENNHIPIGRGRPPISVTVSMGMIAVEEPFEQQYDDIKDYLKELFSKIDSALYRAKDDGRNRVVNL; from the coding sequence ATGGGACTGATGACCGGGCTTGATATTAGCTTGTTTTTATTTTTGCTAGTTACTTTCATCTATGTATTCACATTCAACGTCATCACGACGCAGCATAAAGTTTATTTGCTATTCCACTTCTTCATGATGTTCTGGCCGATTGGTCAGGTCGGTGTCCACATAACAGATAATCCTAACCTCCAGGTCGTTTACATTAATATTTCCTTTGTCTGTTTATCGATGCTTGGCTCTGGGTGGCTCCTGTTTACTAAATTTTTAGTGAATGCCGCCTACAGGCCAAGCCGTAAATTTTTAATTAGCATGATTTCTCCATCGCTTCTCATGTCGGCTTTCATCGTATGGAATCCGGCAGGTTTATTTATGCATGCAGTTAACGGTGGCTACACTGAACGGATATATGGCCCCATATTCTGGGGACTGGCAGCGCTGTTAGTCACTTATTACGGGATATCGGTCCGAATGCTGCTGCAAACCTATCTTAAACGCAAAGCGCAGCAGGAAGACAGTGTAAGCATCCGCAATGCACTGATTGGGATTGTCATCCTCGTATCCATGGCCTTGCTGGATTTGTTCGTGAATGTCGTGCTTGATCCGTGGCTGCCGGTAATTCCAGGGCTTACGTCGCTTGGCATTGTGATGTCCAATCTTTATTTCGTATTCGCCTTGCAGAAGAATCGTACACTTGATCTGGTCAAGATTGCGCATCAGGACGTTGTGAATACGCTCTCAGTGGGCATTATCGTACTGGATGAGCACGATCATATCATCGAGAAGAATCGGATCATTAGTCCGTACATACGCACTTATGTAGGCGAGAAGCTGAATATGCAGAAGCTGCTCGCGGGCTATTCACAGGATGCAGCAGGCGAAGAAGCCTTCCTGCATGCCTATCATCATCAGCCTATGAGCCGGATTCAGACTGAAATTGCAATCGAACATAATCGGCAAGGGGCGAAATTCTTCTCCCTTCATGTCGCTCCGACGATCGTAAGCGGTCGCCGCATCGGCAAAGTCATTACGTTCCAGGATATTACGGAGCTGAGGTCGCTTATCCTTAAGTCGGAGGAGCATAACTCTTCTCTGCAGGAGAGGAATCGGGCGCTCATTTATATGCAGGACGAGCTGTTCCAGGCGAACCGCAAGCTTGAACAGATGGCGATTACGGACAGCTTGACCGGCTGCTACAATCGCAGATATTTAATGCAGCAGCTTGAACATGAAGTGATGACGAATATGAGATATAAGATCCCGTATGCGCTTATTCTCTTTGATATCGATTTCTTCAAGCAAGTGAATGATACCTACGGTCATGTCGTTGGCGATGAAGTCATTCGGCGCACGGCGGAGGCCGTTCGTTCATCCTTGCGGCGTACAGACATATTGGCGCGTTACGGCGGCGAAGAGTTTACACTCTATATGCCGCATACGACGAAGGAGCAAGCTGAGATGCTCGCGCAGCGCGTCCGCGAGGTAGTCGAGAATAACCATATCCCGATTGGACGAGGCCGTCCTCCTATCTCGGTCACGGTCAGTATGGGTATGATAGCAGTAGAAGAACCTTTCGAACAGCAGTATGATGACATTAAGGATTATTTAAAAGAATTGTTCTCAAAAATAGATTCGGCGCTGTATCGCGCGAAAGATGACGGCCGTAACCGGGTCGTTAATCTGTAA